In Vibrio lentus, the genomic stretch TAAATGCCGCCAGTAGTAGGGTGTAGGCATTGATATAAAATACTAGTTAATGATGACGCTTTTCGTACATCTAAGGAACAACATGCAAGCAGAAGTTAAATGGGTCGAAGGCTTTAAATTCCTAGGTCAATCTCAATCAGGCCATTCTATCGTTATGGACGGAAGCGGTGGAGCTACAGCACCAAGCCCTATGGAGATGGTGCTGATGGCCGCTGGTGGTTGTAGCTCTGTTGATGTCGTAGATGGTTTGACATCAGCAGGCCAAAACATCACAGGCTGTAATGCAAAACTTGAAACAACGCGTCGTGAAACGGCACCTAAAATCTTTACTGTGATTAATATTC encodes the following:
- a CDS encoding OsmC family protein; protein product: MQAEVKWVEGFKFLGQSQSGHSIVMDGSGGATAPSPMEMVLMAAGGCSSVDVVDGLTSAGQNITGCNAKLETTRRETAPKIFTVINIHFEVSGDNLDSELVAKVCADSLEKYCSVCLMLGAGVEMTHSWEIV